The Pseudoalteromonas translucida KMM 520 genome has a window encoding:
- the gcvT gene encoding glycine cleavage system aminomethyltransferase GcvT — protein sequence MTSKTVLYAKHLEAGAKMVDFHGWEMPINYGSQIEEHNAVRNDAGMFDVSHMTIVDIQGEQAQAFLQKLVANDVAKLTVPGKALYTPMLNEQGGVIDDLIIYFFSDTSYRLVVNSATREKDLAHLAKISADFAVTVTERNEFGMIAVQGPNAKAKTATLLTAEQNAAIEGMKPFFGVQTGDLFIATTGYTGEDGYEIVVPKEQAADLWQQLLDAGVAPAGLGARDTLRLEAGMNLYGLDMDESVSPLAANMAWTIAWEPQSRDFIGRDVLVQQRADQSTDKQVGLVLEEKGILRSGSKVIVDGGEGVITSGTFSPTLGYSVALARVPRSTGDTAQVEMRKKLVTVKVVKPGFVRNGKSIL from the coding sequence ATGACTTCTAAAACAGTACTTTATGCTAAGCACCTTGAAGCGGGCGCTAAAATGGTTGATTTTCATGGCTGGGAAATGCCTATTAACTATGGCTCGCAAATAGAAGAGCACAATGCAGTACGCAATGATGCCGGTATGTTTGACGTGTCGCACATGACCATTGTTGATATACAAGGCGAGCAAGCACAAGCATTTTTACAAAAACTAGTAGCAAACGATGTTGCTAAACTTACCGTACCTGGTAAAGCGTTATATACCCCAATGCTAAATGAGCAAGGCGGCGTAATTGACGACTTAATAATTTATTTTTTCAGTGACACCTCTTACCGCCTAGTTGTTAATTCAGCAACTCGCGAAAAAGACTTAGCTCACCTTGCTAAAATATCAGCCGATTTTGCTGTTACCGTTACAGAGCGTAACGAATTTGGCATGATTGCAGTGCAAGGCCCTAACGCTAAAGCTAAAACTGCCACATTATTAACTGCTGAGCAAAATGCAGCAATAGAGGGTATGAAACCGTTTTTTGGTGTGCAAACAGGTGATTTATTTATTGCCACAACGGGTTATACTGGCGAAGACGGTTACGAAATTGTAGTGCCAAAAGAGCAGGCTGCCGATTTATGGCAACAACTGTTAGACGCAGGAGTTGCACCAGCAGGTTTAGGCGCACGCGACACGCTACGTTTAGAAGCAGGCATGAACCTTTATGGCCTAGATATGGACGAAAGTGTTTCGCCACTAGCGGCTAACATGGCTTGGACTATTGCATGGGAACCACAAAGCCGTGACTTTATTGGTCGTGATGTACTAGTACAACAACGCGCCGACCAAAGCACTGATAAACAAGTAGGCCTAGTGTTAGAAGAAAAAGGTATCTTGCGCAGTGGCTCTAAAGTAATTGTTGATGGTGGCGAAGGTGTTATTACTTCTGGCACTTTTTCACCAACACTGGGTTACAGTGTAGCGCTTGCACGTGTACCACGTTCAACGGGCGACACCGCTCAGGTAGAAATGCGTAAAAAATTAGTTACCGTAAAAGTAGTAAAGCCTGGCTTCGTACGTAACGGTAAATCAATACTTTAA
- a CDS encoding LysR family transcriptional regulator — protein sequence MKNISTDSLRTFVMVVEASGFAKAGDLLGLSQPAVSLQIKRLEDLLGYKLFKKQGQRQVLNQYGELLLPMAKQMMQHNDAILQLFTSESITGRVRLGIPSEFAARILPSIIGDFVALYPEVSLEVKSRLSKHLLSQERQDQFDLVLALNEQLDSEQFPIFKQDQLVWVGDLSLAQNDTVTLVTAPEGCIYRRRAIEALERSGIKYRIVYSNADLTGLIAALKEGLGITVLAKSTVPNELNYQLKTKFLPSLGDIGISLVKTASEPENAVFKLAEFIKLRLG from the coding sequence ATGAAAAACATTTCAACAGATAGTTTACGCACTTTTGTAATGGTAGTAGAGGCCAGCGGTTTTGCTAAAGCCGGCGATTTACTTGGCTTATCGCAACCTGCGGTTAGCCTTCAAATAAAGCGCTTAGAAGATTTGCTTGGTTATAAATTATTTAAAAAACAAGGCCAACGCCAAGTGCTTAATCAATATGGCGAACTATTATTGCCAATGGCTAAACAAATGATGCAACACAACGATGCCATTTTGCAGCTATTTACCTCAGAAAGTATTACCGGCCGAGTTCGTTTGGGTATTCCAAGCGAATTTGCAGCGCGTATTCTGCCCTCTATTATTGGCGACTTTGTAGCTTTATATCCTGAGGTATCGCTGGAAGTTAAATCGCGTTTAAGTAAGCATTTATTATCGCAAGAACGCCAAGATCAGTTTGATTTAGTACTGGCACTCAACGAGCAGCTCGACTCGGAGCAATTTCCTATTTTTAAGCAAGATCAGCTGGTATGGGTGGGCGACTTGTCGCTAGCACAAAACGACACTGTTACTTTGGTCACCGCTCCCGAGGGGTGTATTTACAGACGCCGAGCTATTGAGGCGCTAGAAAGGTCGGGAATAAAGTATCGTATTGTGTATAGCAACGCCGATTTAACCGGGCTTATTGCTGCGCTAAAAGAAGGCTTAGGCATTACAGTGCTAGCTAAAAGCACTGTACCTAACGAGCTAAATTATCAACTTAAAACCAAATTTTTACCATCCTTGGGTGATATTGGCATTAGCTTAGTAAAAACGGCCAGTGAGCCAGAAAACGCCGTTTTTAAATTGGCCGAATTTATTAAGCTTCGCTTAGGCTAA
- a CDS encoding TonB-dependent receptor family protein, translating into MAHKFLVSTLATAVALSISATAMAKDMGKVERNFEQITVIGSQQAINDIPGSAAFISDAELQKFEFTDISRVLASVPGVYVQEEDGYGLRPNIGMRGTGTGRNDKISVMEDGVLVAPAPYSAPSAYYFPTMGRMESIEVLKGAASVKYGPRTTGGVLNLLSRSLPTEPNSSTGMLDAALGSDGYYKGHAYFAKEKNNTAGLIEVFTYGADGFKDLPVGDDNTGFEKTDLLLKLGHTFGKNDAHNLELKIKYSDETSDETYMGLTDADYQATPYRRYAASQNDEMNTRHNAYQLNYAYRFGAGYELLATAYLNDFHRNWYKASKVSESYLEQYSEFEANPTAQGIEGIAIKANNRDYQAKGIQSELHIPAGNHYITLGMRYHEDEMDRFQWQDKYTLNQDLSMTLTERGVPGSDSNRVDSATARTLFIQDEWTLDALVISAGLRFEDITITREEWAKSDPTRSNGLTKSVSNDTEILVPSLGATYTVNDNITLLAGIQQGYAPAAPGNADQEEEKSVNIEFGSRYNVSGINGEIIAFYSDYDNMHGNCTAAVGCSDENIGDQYNYGEVAVSGVEFSAGHTFNADTVMFPVKLTYTYTDSEFKNTFDSEIWGTVEKGDAMPYVPKNQVALSMGAELSAFVVHSQLRYVSDSHADLTDSGLNAINSRVVWDLAAKYRIDDNQKVYLSVDNLFDKTYIANRANGGIQPGKPRTLQLGYSYSF; encoded by the coding sequence ATGGCACATAAGTTTTTAGTATCTACCCTTGCAACTGCGGTTGCCTTGTCTATTAGTGCAACTGCAATGGCAAAAGATATGGGTAAGGTAGAGCGTAACTTTGAACAAATTACAGTTATAGGCTCACAACAAGCTATTAACGATATTCCGGGCTCTGCAGCGTTTATTTCGGATGCTGAGCTGCAAAAGTTTGAATTTACCGACATTTCTCGTGTTTTAGCCTCTGTACCGGGTGTTTACGTACAAGAAGAAGATGGCTACGGCCTGCGCCCTAATATAGGTATGCGCGGAACTGGCACTGGTCGTAACGACAAAATATCAGTAATGGAAGATGGTGTACTTGTAGCACCTGCGCCTTACTCGGCTCCTTCGGCTTATTACTTCCCTACTATGGGGCGTATGGAGTCTATTGAAGTATTAAAAGGTGCTGCATCGGTTAAATATGGCCCACGTACCACAGGTGGTGTTTTAAACTTACTATCGCGCAGCTTACCAACCGAGCCTAATAGCTCAACAGGCATGCTTGATGCTGCCCTAGGTAGCGATGGCTACTATAAAGGCCATGCTTATTTTGCCAAAGAAAAAAACAATACCGCGGGTTTAATTGAAGTATTTACCTACGGCGCAGATGGATTTAAAGACCTGCCAGTTGGCGATGACAACACTGGCTTTGAAAAAACTGACTTACTATTAAAGTTAGGCCATACATTTGGTAAAAATGACGCGCATAACCTTGAGCTAAAAATTAAGTATTCAGACGAAACATCAGACGAAACTTACATGGGCTTAACCGATGCCGATTACCAAGCAACGCCATACCGTCGTTATGCGGCATCGCAAAATGATGAAATGAATACCCGTCACAATGCTTATCAACTTAACTATGCATATCGCTTTGGTGCCGGTTACGAACTACTTGCTACGGCATATTTAAACGACTTTCATCGTAACTGGTATAAAGCCAGTAAAGTAAGCGAAAGCTACCTTGAGCAATACAGTGAATTTGAAGCCAACCCTACTGCACAAGGTATTGAAGGCATTGCTATAAAAGCAAATAACCGCGACTACCAAGCTAAAGGGATTCAGTCTGAGCTACATATTCCTGCTGGCAATCACTATATAACTTTAGGTATGCGTTACCATGAAGACGAAATGGATCGCTTTCAGTGGCAAGACAAGTACACGCTTAATCAAGATTTAAGCATGACACTAACAGAGCGCGGAGTTCCGGGTTCAGACAGTAACCGCGTAGATAGTGCCACTGCACGTACTTTATTTATTCAAGACGAATGGACGCTAGATGCATTAGTGATCAGTGCTGGCCTGCGCTTCGAAGACATTACGATTACCCGTGAAGAGTGGGCAAAGTCGGATCCTACACGTAGCAATGGTTTAACTAAAAGTGTGTCGAACGACACCGAAATTTTAGTGCCATCACTCGGTGCAACTTACACAGTAAACGACAACATCACTCTACTTGCTGGTATTCAACAAGGTTATGCACCAGCCGCGCCGGGTAATGCCGACCAAGAAGAAGAAAAAAGTGTAAATATTGAGTTTGGTTCACGCTATAACGTAAGCGGTATTAATGGTGAAATTATTGCGTTTTATTCTGATTACGACAACATGCACGGTAATTGTACTGCCGCTGTAGGGTGTAGCGATGAGAACATTGGCGATCAATATAACTATGGTGAAGTAGCTGTTTCTGGCGTTGAATTTAGTGCAGGCCATACTTTTAACGCAGATACTGTGATGTTCCCGGTTAAGCTAACTTACACCTACACAGATTCTGAATTTAAAAACACTTTTGATTCAGAAATTTGGGGCACAGTAGAAAAAGGTGACGCTATGCCTTACGTACCAAAAAACCAAGTAGCACTCTCTATGGGTGCAGAATTATCAGCGTTTGTTGTACACAGCCAACTGCGCTATGTATCTGACTCACATGCTGATTTAACTGACTCTGGCTTAAATGCGATTAATAGCCGTGTAGTATGGGATTTAGCCGCTAAATACCGCATCGACGACAATCAAAAAGTATACTTAAGCGTTGATAACCTGTTTGATAAAACCTACATTGCTAATCGTGCTAATGGCGGTATTCAACCAGGTAAGCCTCGTACCCTACAGTTGGGCTACAGCTACTCATTCTAG
- the rlmB gene encoding 23S rRNA (guanosine(2251)-2'-O)-methyltransferase RlmB, with the protein MSNELIFGFHSVEAILASEPERFVEIYALKGRDDKRSTPIIDEALKFGISVQYMQRKALDSKSKGEQHQGIIANVKAAPTFNEKDLDAIIAREDTPFLLVLDGITDPHNLGACLRSADAAGVHAVIVPKDRSAKLNGTARKVACGAAETVPLIQVTNLARTLREIKDAGVWVVGTAGETDNHVFDASLTGPMAIVMGAEGEGMRRLTREHCDLLVKIPMAGTVSSLNVSVATGICLFEVLRQRSVNN; encoded by the coding sequence GTGAGTAATGAATTAATTTTTGGTTTTCATTCTGTTGAAGCGATTTTAGCAAGCGAACCAGAGCGTTTTGTAGAAATTTACGCGCTTAAAGGGCGTGACGATAAACGCTCAACCCCGATTATTGATGAAGCACTTAAATTTGGTATTTCAGTACAGTACATGCAACGCAAAGCCCTTGATAGCAAATCAAAAGGCGAGCAGCATCAAGGTATTATTGCCAACGTAAAAGCAGCACCAACGTTTAACGAAAAAGATCTTGATGCGATTATTGCGCGTGAAGATACCCCATTTTTGTTAGTGCTTGATGGCATAACTGATCCGCATAATTTAGGTGCATGTTTACGTAGTGCCGACGCCGCTGGCGTACATGCTGTAATAGTACCTAAAGATCGCTCAGCTAAGCTTAACGGCACAGCGCGTAAAGTTGCCTGTGGCGCAGCCGAAACAGTACCGCTTATTCAGGTTACTAACCTTGCACGTACATTGCGCGAAATTAAAGACGCTGGCGTTTGGGTTGTAGGCACTGCAGGCGAAACAGATAACCACGTATTTGATGCCAGCTTAACAGGGCCAATGGCTATTGTTATGGGTGCCGAAGGCGAGGGCATGCGCCGTTTAACCCGCGAGCATTGCGACTTATTAGTTAAAATACCTATGGCGGGAACGGTTTCAAGCTTAAACGTATCGGTAGCCACTGGTATTTGTTTGTTTGAAGTATTACGCCAACGTAGCGTTAATAACTAA
- the rnr gene encoding ribonuclease R encodes MSNQDPNLSREQEKYENPVPSREFILTHLQERSKPANYAQLCEELAVNDEERQIAFKRRLRAMERDGQLYFNKHKCYALIDEAGLTKGKVVGHRDGFGFLEVEGENKDWFIAKHQMNMVLHGDIVLAKGTKRGSGSKCDARIIKVLTNERAPIVGRYFVEHGIAVVVAEDPRITQDIMILPGSENGARHNQMVQVKITQNPTRNMNAVGKVIDVLGEHLAPGMEIEVALRNHDIPHVWPEEVEAQVAHLGEFVDEADKQNRVDLRDLPLVTIDGEDARDFDDAVYCEPKKSGGWRLWVAIADVSHYVGMNTPLNKEAIERGNSVYFPEQVIPMLPKVLSNGLCSLNPEVDRLCMVAEMTVSDSGKLSGYKFYEAIMNSHARLTYTKVNAILQNDEKLRKEYAHVVPHLTDLQQMYLALKSARQERGAIEFETLETRFVFNAQRKIESIVPVIRNDAHKLIEECMILANVSAAKLLEKHEASALFRVHDEPDSEKLGNFTKFLGELGIESTLSDEPTPKEITQVLARLGDRPEAELIQTMLLRSMKQAVYQPDNIGHFGLALSAYAHFTSPIRRYPDLVVHRAIKAVLKAQGQHTSGEYAYTDDEVDKLGEQCSTTERRADDATREVADWLKCEFMQDHVGTEFDGVISSVTNFGLFIRLDDLQIDGLIHVANLGNEYFAHDAAKHCLIGEQTHKVYRLGDKVTVSVASVSLEDRRINLTLKGDKAQDRYARRRGPKGADKSEHAPASVRSQLKAGKVPGKKSHGDEKPKGKKRPASKDKGKPANKSATKPADKKAVDATANKKPKKKAVKKPKRVGKNARKRNTPGAENT; translated from the coding sequence ATGTCAAACCAAGATCCAAATCTCAGTCGAGAACAAGAAAAGTACGAAAACCCAGTCCCTAGCCGTGAGTTTATACTTACTCACCTTCAAGAGCGTTCAAAACCTGCTAACTATGCACAGTTATGTGAAGAACTAGCGGTAAACGATGAAGAACGGCAAATTGCATTTAAACGCCGCCTTCGTGCTATGGAACGTGACGGCCAGCTGTATTTTAATAAGCATAAATGTTACGCCCTAATTGACGAAGCCGGTTTAACTAAAGGCAAAGTAGTAGGCCACAGAGACGGTTTTGGCTTTTTAGAAGTTGAAGGCGAGAATAAAGATTGGTTTATTGCTAAACACCAAATGAACATGGTGTTACACGGCGACATTGTACTTGCTAAAGGCACTAAACGTGGCTCTGGCTCAAAATGCGATGCACGTATTATAAAGGTGCTTACTAACGAGCGCGCGCCCATTGTTGGCCGCTATTTTGTTGAACATGGTATTGCTGTTGTAGTTGCCGAAGATCCGCGTATTACCCAAGACATAATGATTTTACCGGGAAGCGAAAACGGCGCGCGTCATAACCAAATGGTGCAAGTTAAAATAACGCAAAACCCCACCCGAAATATGAACGCGGTAGGTAAAGTAATTGACGTACTTGGCGAGCATTTAGCCCCAGGTATGGAAATAGAAGTTGCCTTGCGTAACCACGATATTCCGCACGTTTGGCCTGAAGAAGTTGAAGCGCAAGTAGCCCACCTTGGCGAATTTGTTGACGAGGCTGACAAGCAAAACCGCGTAGATTTACGCGACCTACCATTAGTAACCATAGATGGCGAAGACGCACGCGACTTTGATGATGCCGTTTATTGTGAGCCTAAAAAGTCAGGTGGTTGGCGTTTATGGGTTGCCATTGCCGATGTGTCGCATTACGTAGGTATGAACACCCCGCTAAACAAAGAAGCGATAGAGCGCGGTAACTCAGTGTATTTTCCTGAGCAAGTAATTCCTATGCTGCCTAAAGTATTGTCTAACGGCTTATGTTCGCTTAACCCTGAAGTAGATCGCTTATGTATGGTTGCCGAAATGACAGTGTCAGATTCGGGCAAGCTTTCGGGTTATAAGTTTTACGAAGCGATAATGAATTCGCATGCACGTTTAACTTACACCAAAGTAAATGCCATTTTACAAAACGATGAAAAACTACGTAAAGAATATGCGCATGTAGTGCCACATTTAACTGATTTACAGCAAATGTATTTAGCGCTTAAATCGGCTCGCCAAGAGCGTGGTGCAATTGAGTTTGAAACACTCGAAACCCGTTTTGTATTTAACGCACAGCGTAAAATAGAATCGATAGTGCCGGTTATTCGTAACGATGCGCACAAACTTATTGAAGAATGTATGATTTTAGCCAACGTATCGGCGGCTAAATTACTTGAAAAACACGAAGCCAGCGCGCTATTTCGTGTGCATGACGAGCCAGATAGCGAAAAACTAGGTAACTTTACTAAGTTTTTAGGCGAACTTGGCATTGAAAGCACGCTAAGCGACGAGCCAACACCCAAAGAAATTACTCAAGTGCTAGCTCGTTTAGGCGATCGCCCAGAAGCAGAGCTTATTCAAACCATGCTGCTGCGCTCAATGAAGCAAGCTGTGTATCAACCAGATAACATAGGCCACTTTGGCTTAGCCTTATCTGCTTATGCGCACTTTACTTCACCAATTCGTCGTTATCCCGACTTAGTAGTGCATCGTGCAATTAAAGCGGTACTTAAAGCACAAGGCCAACATACTTCAGGCGAATACGCATACACAGATGACGAAGTAGATAAGTTAGGTGAGCAGTGTTCTACCACAGAGCGCCGCGCCGACGATGCTACTCGCGAAGTAGCCGATTGGTTAAAATGTGAGTTTATGCAAGATCACGTTGGCACTGAGTTTGACGGTGTTATTTCATCGGTAACCAATTTTGGTTTATTTATTCGTTTAGATGATTTGCAAATTGATGGCCTTATTCATGTTGCCAACTTAGGCAACGAGTATTTTGCCCATGACGCCGCAAAGCATTGTTTAATAGGCGAGCAAACGCACAAAGTATATCGCCTTGGCGATAAAGTAACGGTAAGTGTTGCATCGGTTAGCTTAGAAGACAGACGTATAAACTTAACCCTTAAAGGCGATAAAGCGCAAGATCGATACGCGCGCCGCCGTGGGCCAAAAGGCGCTGATAAATCTGAGCATGCACCTGCGAGCGTGCGCTCACAGTTAAAAGCAGGCAAAGTACCGGGTAAAAAATCGCATGGCGATGAAAAACCTAAAGGTAAAAAAAGGCCAGCAAGTAAAGATAAAGGCAAACCTGCAAATAAGTCGGCAACTAAACCAGCTGACAAAAAAGCAGTAGATGCCACAGCAAATAAAAAACCGAAAAAAAAGGCCGTTAAAAAGCCTAAAAGAGTAGGCAAAAATGCCCGCAAACGTAATACCCCAGGAGCAGAAAATACGTGA
- a CDS encoding enoyl-CoA hydratase/isomerase family protein, translated as MTRFIAIKTEEHTAVLTMNTTENRHNPGFLAELNQHLDQIEADKNIKSVVLTSNSEKNWSLGIDLEWMANTSNTPEIIASFMSDVTALLKRIVTFPMPIIAALNGHTYGNGAVLACACDFRLMKSDKGFFCFPEVDVMVPFFPSMFPIINKAIPQSFFNRLAMSGMRVGAQELLDNKVVEAIFADEAQLQAGALGFAQQFNKNRWIYAQNKTQMNKQIVLTMEAEDPIFIDNISKLLWKNLQQK; from the coding sequence ATGACACGTTTTATAGCAATAAAAACCGAAGAACACACGGCCGTTTTAACCATGAACACCACCGAAAATCGCCATAATCCAGGTTTTTTGGCCGAGCTTAATCAGCATCTAGATCAAATAGAAGCCGATAAAAATATTAAGTCGGTGGTGCTTACATCCAACAGTGAAAAAAATTGGTCGTTGGGAATTGACCTAGAGTGGATGGCTAATACGAGTAATACCCCAGAAATAATTGCGAGCTTTATGAGTGATGTAACCGCGTTATTAAAACGTATTGTTACGTTTCCTATGCCCATTATTGCCGCGTTAAATGGTCACACTTATGGTAATGGTGCGGTATTAGCCTGCGCTTGTGATTTTAGGCTAATGAAATCTGATAAGGGATTTTTTTGTTTTCCTGAAGTCGATGTGATGGTGCCATTTTTTCCATCAATGTTTCCTATTATTAATAAAGCTATTCCACAAAGCTTTTTTAACCGTTTAGCTATGTCGGGTATGCGAGTGGGGGCACAAGAGTTATTAGATAACAAAGTAGTAGAAGCTATTTTTGCTGATGAAGCTCAATTACAAGCAGGTGCCCTGGGCTTTGCACAACAATTTAATAAAAACCGTTGGATTTACGCTCAAAATAAAACCCAAATGAATAAACAAATAGTGTTAACCATGGAAGCAGAAGATCCGATCTTTATCGATAATATCAGTAAATTGCTATGGAAAAATTTACAGCAAAAATAA
- a CDS encoding response regulator transcription factor: MITVYLVEDQALVGDAIAALLGLDFNIEVIGQASNGQDALAAVSMLESNALPDIILTDIEMPHMNGIELSEQIAVKYPAIKMVIMTTFSRAGYIRRSLSAGVKGFILKEAPSDELITALKKVMLGQKVIDAELAINALNDSDPLTDKERKALKLASDGLKTSEIAKQLFISEGTTRNYLCDAIAKLNATNRIDAARIAKQKGWL; the protein is encoded by the coding sequence ATGATCACCGTGTATTTAGTTGAAGATCAGGCACTGGTAGGTGATGCAATCGCAGCATTGCTAGGCTTAGATTTCAATATAGAGGTTATTGGTCAAGCAAGTAACGGCCAAGATGCACTAGCAGCGGTAAGCATGCTTGAAAGTAATGCCCTGCCCGATATTATTTTAACTGATATCGAAATGCCGCACATGAACGGCATCGAGCTGAGTGAGCAAATAGCTGTAAAATACCCAGCTATAAAAATGGTTATTATGACCACTTTCTCACGTGCCGGTTACATTAGGCGTTCTTTAAGTGCTGGCGTAAAGGGTTTTATTTTAAAAGAAGCGCCGAGTGATGAATTAATAACAGCCCTTAAAAAAGTAATGCTGGGGCAAAAGGTAATTGATGCAGAGCTTGCTATTAATGCACTAAATGACTCAGATCCACTGACCGATAAAGAACGTAAGGCGTTAAAGCTTGCAAGCGACGGGCTTAAAACCAGTGAAATAGCCAAACAGTTATTTATAAGCGAAGGGACCACGCGGAATTACCTCTGTGATGCGATAGCAAAATTAAATGCCACAAATCGCATTGATGCGGCACGCATAGCTAAGCAAAAGGGGTGGTTATAA
- a CDS encoding sensor histidine kinase: MNSLNTVSKQINKDFWKYGHLIFTSFYLLPLIIDFANLTASTIIMSLALYIAFILLYVKAINCENTGTNSGTTKLVIAMLLICFSATFYTTGTPTLFGFIAYIIGYAYHLQRRVYLALVLILTVLLSTYLADVGKAEYFLAVSLILTATLFSYGIAAKREQRYKAREQQSATQLEQLSAIAERERIARDLHDILGHSLSSIALKAELANKLNHSERYTQANSEIAQVAELARQLLSDVRNAVSNLKQLNLSSQISQLKQRLIEQGFEVECNVSLATLPAKVEGIASLIITEAVTNLLRHSGTKKCVVNIAQSQQQLLITVIDTSSCSTLKQGNGLNGIKERAEQLNGTATFSCEDNFSLNVMLPLTTKDLT; this comes from the coding sequence ATGAATTCACTCAACACGGTTTCGAAACAGATAAATAAAGACTTTTGGAAATATGGGCATTTAATTTTTACTAGTTTTTATTTACTGCCGTTAATCATTGATTTTGCAAACTTGACTGCGTCCACCATTATTATGTCTTTAGCCTTGTATATTGCTTTTATTTTGCTCTATGTAAAAGCAATCAATTGCGAAAATACAGGCACAAATAGCGGCACTACTAAGTTAGTAATCGCCATGCTACTGATTTGTTTTAGTGCGACGTTTTATACCACTGGTACACCGACCTTATTTGGCTTTATTGCTTATATTATCGGTTATGCTTATCACCTGCAGAGGCGTGTTTACTTAGCGTTAGTGCTCATTTTAACTGTGTTGTTAAGTACCTATTTGGCAGATGTTGGCAAAGCGGAGTATTTTTTAGCGGTATCATTAATTTTGACGGCGACCTTATTTAGTTACGGCATTGCCGCAAAAAGAGAGCAGCGCTATAAAGCGCGAGAACAACAAAGTGCGACACAACTAGAGCAGCTCTCGGCGATTGCTGAGCGCGAACGCATTGCACGCGATTTACATGATATTTTAGGTCACTCGCTTTCATCTATTGCGTTAAAAGCCGAGTTGGCGAATAAATTAAACCACAGTGAACGTTACACACAAGCAAATAGCGAAATAGCGCAGGTTGCAGAGCTTGCAAGGCAGCTGTTAAGTGATGTAAGGAATGCGGTGAGTAATTTAAAACAGCTTAATCTTTCTAGTCAAATATCTCAATTAAAACAAAGGTTAATCGAGCAAGGCTTTGAGGTTGAATGTAACGTAAGTTTAGCAACATTACCGGCTAAAGTAGAGGGTATAGCAAGCCTAATAATCACAGAAGCGGTGACTAATTTACTGCGCCATAGTGGTACAAAGAAATGTGTCGTTAATATAGCGCAAAGTCAGCAGCAATTACTAATAACCGTGATTGATACTAGCTCATGCAGTACATTAAAGCAGGGCAATGGTCTAAATGGTATTAAAGAACGAGCAGAGCAATTAAATGGCACGGCAACATTCAGCTGTGAGGATAACTTTAGTTTAAATGTAATGCTGCCATTAACTACTAAGGATTTAACATGA
- a CDS encoding DMT family transporter, which yields MQSQQQSLIYLHIAVLLFGGTALFAKLIGLNALDITVYRAAIAGIAIFILLSMQKKPIKLNQGKDYLIALLLGVAVGIHWVTYFAGMQLAGITIGMLAFFSYPVITVFLEPFFHKSKPKAKDIISAAVVLLGIYLLIPNANLGNDVTLGVITGVISAFFFAIRNIIHKRYFNQYGGPQTMFYQTLVASLMLCAFIEVPIYSTTNHDLALILVAGVIFTAAPHSLFAASLKHLSAATAGLIACLQPLYGTLLAIIILHERPSIATFIGGALIVSAACFETWSIARKSRQ from the coding sequence ATGCAGTCGCAACAGCAAAGTTTAATTTACCTACACATTGCCGTATTACTATTTGGTGGCACCGCGCTATTTGCAAAGTTAATTGGTTTAAATGCACTCGACATTACCGTGTATCGTGCAGCTATAGCCGGCATCGCTATTTTTATTTTGCTCAGCATGCAAAAAAAGCCGATTAAGCTAAACCAAGGTAAAGATTACTTAATTGCCCTATTACTCGGTGTAGCAGTAGGCATACATTGGGTTACTTATTTTGCGGGAATGCAACTTGCTGGGATCACCATTGGTATGTTGGCTTTTTTTAGCTATCCGGTAATAACCGTGTTTTTAGAGCCGTTTTTTCATAAAAGTAAGCCCAAAGCAAAAGACATTATTAGTGCGGCGGTAGTGTTACTTGGCATTTATTTATTAATACCGAATGCTAATTTAGGTAATGATGTAACACTTGGGGTGATCACTGGGGTTATTTCGGCCTTCTTTTTTGCCATTCGTAATATCATTCATAAGCGCTATTTTAATCAATACGGTGGCCCGCAAACCATGTTTTATCAAACCTTGGTTGCCAGCCTAATGCTTTGCGCGTTTATTGAAGTGCCTATTTATTCAACCACTAATCACGATTTGGCACTCATTTTAGTGGCGGGAGTTATATTTACCGCTGCTCCACACTCATTATTTGCTGCCAGTTTAAAGCATTTATCAGCGGCAACCGCGGGGCTAATTGCTTGCCTTCAGCCACTTTACGGCACATTATTAGCTATTATTATTTTGCATGAGCGCCCTTCTATCGCCACTTTTATAGGTGGTGCATTAATTGTTAGCGCTGCTTGTTTTGAAACTTGGTCTATTGCACGGAAATCACGCCAATGA